From one Rhopalosiphum padi isolate XX-2018 chromosome 2, ASM2088224v1, whole genome shotgun sequence genomic stretch:
- the LOC132920608 gene encoding S-adenosylmethionine sensor upstream of mTORC1: protein MSVLVDKKRKKSTRKPVDNEHIQHAEFIKNCHLKLRLNSMKIGAEEAWQNHCSDDSLLKNYSNTMHKLASQFWDTNNKNDPSSCRISWISNNILKYFQNDYLHEIIREKSLAQKYNVLWNIDDTTCIPENPFYLLDVGSCYNPFQKYLSYYKVLPIDIAPAIENVVKCDFLTVPLDIQLNIFDNVCQTLPMSNFDIVVFSLFLEYFPLPKQRYICCEKAYNVLKPGGLLVIATPDSSHASYNSIIMKNWKISLSNLGFWRIKYEKLTHIHCMVFRKCLLKEIPRNWLHSLNIINNVEDLITIPQDSRNYNKTNETSKTIIQREDDDVVANLFCELVNV, encoded by the exons ATGTCTGTTct gGTTGACaagaaacgaaaaaaaagtaCTCGTAAGCCAGTAGATAATGAGCATATTCAACATGCAGAGTTCATAAAAAATTGTCATCTAAAATTAAGATTAAACTCTATGAAAATAGGTGCTGAAGAAGCATGGCAAAATCACTGCTCAGATGATTCACttctaaaa aattattcaaatacaatgCACAAGCTTGCATCACAGTTTTgggatacaaataataaaaacgaccCTTCAAGTTGTAGAATCTCGTGGatttcaaacaatatattaaaatattttcaaaatgattatttacatGAAATAATCCGAGAAAAATCTTTagctcaaaaatataatgtactttGGAACATTGATGATACAACCTGTATACCTGAAAATCCGTTTTATCTACTTGATGTAGGAAGCTGTTATAATCcttttcaaaagtatttatcatattataaagtgTTGCCTATCGATATAGCACCAGCTATAGAAAACGTTGTTAAATGTGATTTTCTTACAGTACCTCTAGAtatacagttaaatatttttgataatgtttGTCAAACATTACCAATGTCCAATTTTGATATAGttgtattttctttatttcttgaatattttCCATTGCCAAAACAAAGATATATATGTTGTGAAAAAGCTTATAATGTTCTTAAACCAGGTGGTTTGTTAGTTATTGCAACGCCTGATTCTAGTCATGCATcatataattccataataatgaaaaattggaaaatatcaTTAAGTAATTTAGGATTCTGGCGTATCAAATATGAAAAACTTACTCATATACATTGTATGGtatttagaaaatgtttattaaaagaaattccTAGAAATTGGTTGCAttctttgaatattataaataatgttgaaGATTTAATAACTATCCCACAAGACTCAagaaattacaataaaactaatgaaacatcaaaaactattatacagCGTGAAGATGATGATGTAGTTGCTAACTTATTTTGTGAACTAGTTAATGTATAA